One Notolabrus celidotus isolate fNotCel1 chromosome 16, fNotCel1.pri, whole genome shotgun sequence DNA window includes the following coding sequences:
- the LOC117827667 gene encoding tetranectin-like, whose product MHAKGGFGLESWSSSGEMRGRVFEREMNKLHAHTPDQLHSKKGLTMEFKGVCVLMGVLLLVNSSVQQTSLRKKPLKKEITKDPAVVELQKQIDDIVQELNLLKEQQALQTVCLKGVKIHGKCYLADPLRKRYHTASEDCNALGGVLGTPTSSDANDQLRDYIRQSIGPDEQIWLGVNDMTTEGTWMDTSGFSILYQNWDTSNSRSPQPDGGTSHNCVCMSLTSNGKWFDENCRDEKPSVCQFNIV is encoded by the exons ATGCATGCAAAGGGCGGTTTTGGACTTGAGAGTTGGTCCTCGTCTGGAGAGATGAGAGGGAGGGTGTTTGAGAGGGAGATGAATAaattgcatgcacacacaccggATCAGCTTCATTCAAAAAAAGGTCTCACCATGGAGTTcaaaggagtgtgtgtgctgatggGAGTGCTGCTTCTCGTGAACAGCTCTGTTCAGCAGACTTCACTGAGGAAGAAGCCACTGAAAAAAG AAATAACAAAGGATCCTGCAGTAGTGGAGCTACAGAAACAGATCGACGACATTGTCCAGGAGCTCAACTTACTGAAAGAACAACAAGCCCTGCAGACAG TCTGTTTGAAAGGCGTAAAAATCCATGGCAAGTGTTACTTGGCTGACCCTCTGAGAAAACGCTATCACACTGCCAGTGAGGACTGCAACGCCCTGGGTGGAGTCCTTGGCACGCCCACATCTAGCGATGCAAACGACCAGCTCAGAGACTACATCCGCCAGAGCATCGGCCCAGATGAGCAGATCTGGCTTGGCGTCAACGACATGACGACCGAGGGCACCTGGATGGACACGTCTGGTTTCAGTATTTTGTACCAAAACTGGGACACTTCCAACTCCCGGTCCCCTCAGCCGGATGGTGGGACGTCCCACAACTGTGTTTGCATGTCCTTGACCTCTAACGGGAAGTGGTTTGACGAAAACTGTCGTGACGAGAAGCCCTCTGTCTGCCAGTTTAATATTGTTTGA